One genomic region from Planctomycetota bacterium encodes:
- a CDS encoding class I SAM-dependent methyltransferase: MIPLVCPRCGADLRESGARLRCSCGSYPVVEGIPLLTDAARDREFSLGELLALHRPPPRTRAGAFLRRLFPGTARLARAAARRETRFIDLVARLGRASDLDYFRYRFSDPSYIAALAFLAPLREGPVLDLCCGAGHVTRALSRKLPGAAVVGLDLNFALLYLARRFVAPEAILVCADAAGKLPFRDGAFAAAVCADGFYFLHDRLRAARELLRVARGPVLVPHLQDPAFQGPSVQPPLASARILDLFRERSPSLHSERRILERFLAERVLDLSGPGPHPDEAVSLAAGVDPRLYPEADFFTGGRSINPIYDVRDEGDALSLAARRPHPFLPPTLRVERRKVAEGDPELARKFVLLDLPPNYA, from the coding sequence ATGATCCCTCTGGTCTGCCCCCGCTGCGGCGCGGACCTGCGCGAGTCCGGGGCCCGCCTCCGCTGCTCCTGCGGCTCCTATCCCGTGGTCGAGGGCATCCCCCTCCTCACCGACGCGGCACGGGATCGCGAGTTCTCGCTGGGCGAACTTCTCGCCCTCCACCGGCCGCCCCCCCGGACCCGCGCGGGAGCCTTCCTGCGGAGGCTTTTTCCGGGAACCGCGCGCCTGGCCCGCGCCGCCGCCCGCCGCGAAACCCGGTTCATCGATCTCGTCGCCCGCCTCGGGCGCGCCTCGGATCTCGATTACTTCCGGTACCGCTTCAGCGACCCGAGCTACATCGCCGCCCTGGCGTTCCTGGCGCCCCTCCGCGAAGGCCCGGTCCTCGACCTCTGCTGCGGCGCCGGCCACGTGACCCGCGCCCTGAGCCGCAAACTTCCCGGAGCCGCCGTCGTCGGGCTCGACCTCAACTTCGCGCTCCTTTACCTCGCCCGCCGATTCGTCGCCCCCGAGGCGATCCTCGTCTGCGCCGACGCGGCCGGAAAACTGCCTTTCCGGGACGGCGCCTTCGCCGCCGCCGTCTGCGCGGACGGCTTCTACTTCCTCCACGACCGCCTCCGGGCCGCCCGCGAGCTCCTGCGCGTGGCCCGCGGACCGGTGCTCGTGCCGCATCTCCAGGATCCCGCCTTCCAGGGCCCCTCCGTGCAGCCTCCCCTCGCCTCCGCGCGGATTCTGGATCTCTTCCGGGAACGCTCGCCGAGCCTTCATTCGGAGCGGCGGATCCTCGAGCGGTTTCTCGCGGAGCGCGTCCTGGATCTCTCCGGACCCGGACCCCATCCGGACGAGGCCGTCTCCCTGGCGGCGGGGGTCGATCCCCGCCTCTATCCGGAGGCCGACTTCTTCACCGGCGGCCGCTCGATCAACCCGATCTACGACGTTCGCGACGAAGGAGACGCTCTTTCGCTCGCCGCGCGGCGGCCGCACCCGTTTCTGCCCCCGACGCTCCGCGTCGAGCGCCGGAAGGTCGCCGAGGGGGACCCGGAACTCGCCCGGAAATTCGTCCTCCTCGATCTCCCGCCGAACTACGCCTGA